The sequence ATCCGCTCGGACTCGTGGGCACGCAGCAGTCCGGCCCTGGCGCGATGATCTCGATCGAGCTCGCCGGCGGCTACGACGCCGCGCGCGCCCTGACCACCTCGGTGCGGCTGTTCACGCACGCGGTGTCGCTCGGCAGCGTCGACTCGCTGATCCAGCACCCTGCGGCTCTCACGCACCGCCCGGTGCAGTCCGACGCGAAGCCCTCCGACGCCCTGGTGCGGCTGTCGATCGGGCTCGAGGATCCCGCCGATCTCATCGCCGACCTCGAGCAGGCGCTCGAGGCGAGCGTCGGCGCACGCGACGAGCGTCGCGCGGCGGCCGTCTGACGCGCCGGGGAAGGCCTCAGGCCGAGCGTGCCGCCGAGAGGCCTCCGGCCGAGCGTCGCGCCGGGTGGCTCAGGCCGAGCGTGCCGCGCGGCGCGCCGCGAGCTCGTCCATCGGGGAGGGCTTCTCGACCTCGAACTCGACGAGCTCGGACTCGACCTCTCGCAGCACCTTTCCGACCGCGATGCCGAACACGCCCTGGCCGCGGCTCACGAGGTCGATGACCTCGTCGTTCGACGTGCACAGGTATACCGAGGCTCCGTCGCTCATGAGCGTCGTGCCGGCGAGATCGCGGATGCCGGAGGCACGGAGCTGCTCGACCGCGGTACGGATCTGCTGCAGCGAGATGCCGGTGTCGAGCAGTCGCTTGACGAGCTTGAGCACGAGGATGTCGCGGAAGCCGTAGAGCCGCTGCGATCCGGAGCCGCTCGCACCGCGCACGGTGGGCTCGACGAGCTCGGTGCGCGCCCAGTAGTCGAGCTGCCGGTAGGTGATGCCGGCAGCACGCGCGGCGACGGCGCCGCGATAGCCGACCTCGTCGTCCATCGCCGGAAGACCGTCGGTGAAGAGGAGTTCGGCGACGAAAGGCTCGCCGTCAGACGTGTCTCGAGCAGTCACACTTCCCCCCTCCGCAATCGGATACCTCCACGCTAGATGAGCGCCCCCCTTGCGGCAACGACATCCGCTGTTCGGCGTCCGGCGTGTCGCAGACTTCGACGCGCCGGCGCCGTCACGACAGCAGTCGCTCCAGCGCGGAGCGCACGAAGATCGCGCGCACCTCGTCGAGGCGCTTGGCGAGCTCGGGCGCAAGCTCGCCGGCACGGCCGCGGGATGCGGCATCCGTCCGGCGCAGCAGCGGCGCGAGCGCCGACTCGACCAGCGCGACGTCGCGTTCGGCGTTCTGGCGCAGCGCCCGGACGTGGCGCGGCTCGATGCCATGGCGATCGAGCGCGACCAGGGCGCGCAGCAGCGCGACGGACTGCTCGGTGTAGCTCTCGGCACCCGTGAGCACACCCGTGCTGATCGCGTCGTTGAGCAGCTGCGGAGCAGCCCCTGAAGCCGCCAGCAGCTCGTCCCGGCGGTACCGCCGGGACGCCGGCAGGATCGACGGCGGCGGCACCGCGGTCGGCGTGGCCGGATCGCGCCCGGCGTCGACGTCCTCGAGGTACTCGCGGATGACCGACAGGGGCAGGTAGTGGTCGCGCTGGAGCGTCAGCGCCAGCCGCAGCCGCTCGAGGTCGGCGGATGAGAACTTGCGGTAGCCCGACTCGGTGCGCGTGGGCGTGACGATGCCCTGCACCTCGAGGAAGCGGAGCTTGCTGGAGGTGAGGGAGGGGAACTCCGGTGAGAGCCGCGCGAGCACCTGACCGATGCTCAGAAGGCCCGCGGACGCCGAGCGTTCGCGGGCGGATGCGCTGGGCATCAGGCGTCCGCCGCCTGGTGGAGGTCGGCGGGAGATACGAAGAAGTTGAGCCGGAACTTCCCGACGCGCACCTCGGCGCCGTTGCTGAGCGTCGCGCGGTCGACGCGTTCGCCGTTGACGTAGGTGCCGTTCAGCGAGCGCTGATCGACCAGTTCGAACGTGGTGCCCGTGCGCGTGATCTCGGCGTGACGGCGAGACACGGTGACGTCGTCGAAGAAGATGTCGGCCTCGGGGTGCCGGCCCACCGTCGTCACGTCGCTGTCGAGCAGGTAGCGGGCACCGGCGGTCGGCCCGGAGCGGACCAGCAGCAGGGCGGCACCCGTCGGGAGCGCTTCGATCGCCTCGAGCTCGGCATCGCCCAGTTCGCTGCCGAACGGAACGAATGACAGATCGGAATCGTGCCCGAACGTCTGGGTCGTATCGGCCGCACGATCGGAGTCGTGCGCGTCGGCCCCCGCAGCCCTGCGGATGTCGCCCTGGCCGGGTCGGCGGTCGTCGTCCACGGTGCTCCTCCTTCGACAGCCCAGCCTATCCGATCGCCCGTCCCGCGGAAGAGCCGGATTCCGACCCGGGCGCGTCGCCCGTCTTCACGCGCACGTGCCCATTGTTTCGTCGCGTGTCGCGTGGGGTGCCGCGCGCGGGGGACGAGTTCTAGCCTGGCTGAACCGTCCGGGCGGAGACATTCCGCCGACGATCCGACGACAGGAGCCGACCGTGTCCACCCCGCACCGCCACATCCCGCCCCTCGAGGTGCGCGAGCGTGTGGCGTGCATGTGCGACCACGGCGACGCCTGCACCTCGTTCGCACCGGGCCACGCGCTGCATCTGATCCAGGCGCGCCTGGCGGCGGCAACGCCGTCGGACTGGGCGGACGCGATCGTCGAGGCATCCGACCCGCGCTCGGGCTTCCTGATCGTGCGCACGCTCGCCGGCGCCGAGCCGGTCTCGTTGTGGAACGGCACGGGCGCGGCCGCGCACGCGGCACCAGGGACCCCGGTCGCGCTTCACGAGCGCTACGACGTGCTCGCCGTCGGCGGCACGCGCTTCAACGTCCTGCGCGGCTGACACTTCGACGGGCTCAGCGCCCGGGAAGCGGGCTCTCAGCGCCCGGGAAGCGGGCTCAGCGCGCGAGACGAGAAAGGCGACGAGCTCAGCTCATCGCCATCATCGAGTTCTTCATGGCCATGCAGGCCTCCATGCACGCCTTGCAGGCCTGAGCGCACATCTTGCAGACCTCGCTGTGGTCGGCGTGCTCCATGCACTCGTCCATGCACAGCTGGCACATGGCGATGCAGGCGTCGAGCATCGACATCATCACCGCCGGGGTCATCCCCTGCGGGCGCATCATGGCGCGCATCATCGTGTTGCACATGTCCGCGCAGTTCATGCACGCGGGCGCGCACGACATCATCTGCGTAGAGCACACCGTGCATGCCTGCTCGCAGGCCGAGCAGGCGTCCATACAGGCCTGCATGACCGACATGTCCATGGTCTCCATGCCGGGCATCGACATCATGTCCTTCGACATGGCGCCCATCATCATGGCGTCCATCTCCACCGTCCTTCCGCTGTCGGGCCGGCGGGGGCAGGTGCTCCCGCCTGCGGCCATGCTAGCCCCGGCGGGCCGTGGATCGAAGGGGCGGGCATGCGGCGGCTCCCGTCGCGTCTGATGCGCGACGGGAGCCGCCTCGTCCGGTCGGTGCCGGGTCAGTGCTCGATCACTCGCCGGCGGCGGCCCAGAAGATCGCCTGCGCCGCCTGGCTCATTCCCCCCTTGGGGTGGGTGCGGAAGAACGGCGACGTGCCGAACACCACGGCGCGGGCGCCGGATGCCGCTTCTCCCGAGACGACCGACGCCTGGCCGGCCGCGGAGGCCGGGCCGTTGGTGCCGGCACCGGTGGCCCGCCAGTGACCCGCGAGCAGAGGGTCGTCGGCATAGGTCAGCTGCGCGACGGTGCCCTCGCCGAGGCCCGTGAACCAGTACGCGGGGTAGATGAACGCCGCGTCCTGCGGGTGGTTCGAGAAGATCGACCCCTCGGGCACGTCGACGTCCACGATTCCGTTGCCCGACCCGTTCCCGGCGACCACCGTGCCCGAGACCAGCCCGTACGTCGATGCCACGGCGAACGCCTGGTTCGTCCGCCCGACGATCGAGCCGCCGGCGTCGACCCACGCCTGCACGTACTGGCGGCCCGGGGAACCGGCGGGCAGCGAGAACGCCGAGCCCACCCAGAGCAGGTCCGCACCCTCCAGCCCTGTGGTACCCGTGGCCACGCCCGCCTGCACCCCGGCCGCCGTCACGCGCACGAGGTCCGAGAATCCCAGCTCCGCGAGCGCGAGCACGTCGTCCTGGGTGCCGGCGACCGCGATCGTGAGCTCCTCCAGCACCGTCGCCTCGTCGAGGGCCGCGATGTCGGCATCCGAGACCGTCTCGAACGGGATGTCGTACGTCACGACCGCGTTGGCGGCTGCGGCGAGGCCTTCCGGACCGACCACCGCCCGGCCGTCGTCGAGGAGCCACACCGGAGCGTCCGCATCGAGGAGGGCGTTCAGCGCCCGGTAGTCCTCGACACCGGCGACGTCGAACGCGACGTACGGCGCCTTCTTCGGCAGCACGCCGTCCTGAGGCACGCGGTGAAGCGGCACGACCCCGCCGATCGCGGCGTCCGTCGTGTCGCCGACCTTGTCGACGGTGGCTCCCCACAGGTACGCGAGACTCCAGGCCGAGATGTCGTACATCGACGGGACCTTGCCCGAGATGTCGGTGCCGAGGTCGAGGAGCACGTTGGCCAGGCCGCGGCGCGGCTGATGCATGTCGACGACGAACGACCCGGCGGGGTACGTGACGCCGCCGACCGTCGTGTCGTGCGCGAGGGCGCCGACCTGGACGCCGTGGAACAGCAGGGCGTCCACGAGCGCCTCGGCGTCGGACGCCGAGCGCTGCCCCTCCCCCGTCGGGATGACGTACGCGCGCGGCAGCTGCACCGGATCCTGGTCGTCCGCGACGTCCCAGTGCTCCTTCCACTCATCGGGTCCGGGCGTGGCTGCGACGCCCGCCGTGGTGAGCGCGGTCTTGGGCGCCCCGGCGAGCCCGCGGCGGAACACCTCGATCTGGTCCGCGAGGATCGCGTCGGAGTGGGCTGCGACGTACCGCAGCATCGACTCCATGGTGACCTTGGCGACCTCGGTGTTGATGCGCGCGTTGGTCGGCGTGGTCGTCGACCCGGTGCGCCCGAGCGGCAGCTCGACGGTGGCGGTCACCGCGCCGTGGTACGCGGCGTACTGCGCGGTGAAGATCGGCGGGTAGTCGTCCCACCCCGACGCCGTGTCGCGGTACGGGATCTTGATGCTGCCGGTGTTGGTCGTCGTGGTGCCGCCCGTGGCGCGGTCGTAGTACCGGTTTCCGGGGATCGCGGCCGCGACGACGTCGGTTTCGACCCGCAGGGCGAGCGCATAGCCGTGCGGGATGAAGAGGTCGTACTCGTAGTTCTCGCCGTGCGGCGGCCCGCAGGGCTCGACCTGCAGCACGTTGGTGTAGCCGTGGAAGTCCGCGGCGTACAGCGGCTGCAGCGCCTGGGCCGTCGCGACGAACGACCGCGCCTCGGGGGTGGTGAGGGTGACCATGTCGCGGTTCCCGTCGAGCGAGAGCGCGGTCGCACGCGTCGCGATCGTCCGGCCGTCCGGGTTCAGCGACAGCGAGAAGTAGAGCCGGTGCTTCTTCAGCAGCGCGATCGTCTCGGGGTCCTGCGAGGCCGCGAGCTGCTCGATGAGCTGCACCGCCGCGTCGGTCCCCTCCCACTCGTTGCCGTGGATGTTCGCGCTGATCCAGATCGGAGTCTTGTAGTTCGCCGCGAGCCTACGGTCCTGGGCCGCCTTGTCGGGCGCGGTGCGGATCTGCTCGCGCCACTTCGTCTGCTGCGCGGTCTCTCCGCGGCCTTCGGGCGCGGTCACCGTGACGAGGTAGAGGTCGCGCCCGCTCGTGGACTGGCCGACCACCTGCGTCGAGATGCGGTCGCTCTGCGCCATGAGCCCGTTCAGCAGCGGGGCGAGCTCCGAGAACGCGATGGTCTCGTTGAGCCGGGTGGCGTCGTTCTCGTCCGCGGGATAGACGGTCAGGGCGGGCTGGTGGGGGTAGGACGCCGGCATCGCGATCGCGCCGTCGGCGGCCTTGGCTGCCGGACCGGTCTTGGCGAGCTTGACGAGGTCGGCGAAGGACGCAGAGCCGGCGGAGTCGGGGTCGCGCTCCGGTCCGCGCCCGCCGGAGTCGTCGGTGAACGCCGCGCGGAGTGCGGTCGGCGCGCTCGGTGCCGAGGCCGCGAACGCGGTGCCGCTCGTGAGCGACGCGGCGATCGCCGCGCCGCTGAGGACCGCGATGGTTCGCAAGAGTCTCATGACTTCCTTTCAGGGTTGTATCGCGCGCGGGCACCGAGGCGTCCGTCTGCTCGGCGCCAGCGTGGCAGTCGCCTGTTTCGCGGCCGCGTCAGATCGTGAAGGGCATGTTTCCGGCCGCCACTTCGCGTCCGGCTGGGCCGAACGTACCGGTTAGGCTCGATCAGGTGCTAGCCCTCGGACTTCGCAGCTTCCGCCTTTCCCGCCTCGTCGCCGTCCTGGCGGCCCTGGTTCTGGCCGCCGTCGCGGTGCTCGCCGCAGCGTCCCCCGCTCGTGCGCACGACGAGCTGCTCGGCAGCGACCCCGCGGCCGGAAGCACGGTCGACACGCTCCCCGCCGACCTGCGCCTGACCTTCAGCGGCGCGATCGCCTCCGAGCCGGGAGCCTCCGAAGTGCAGGTGACGGATGCCTCGGGCACGCCGCTCACCGACGGCGATCCGACCGCGCAGGACAACGTGCTCACCCAGCCGCTCGGCGGCACGGGCGGCGCGGCATCCGGCACCGTCACCGTGCTGTGGAAGGTCGTCTCGAGCGACGGCCACCCCATCTCGGGCGAGTTCTCCTTCACCGTCACCGGTGCCGCGGCGCCGACGGCCACCGCCGACCCGACGCCGAGCGAGACCGTGGTCCCGACCGAGACGACGGAGCCGACGACGACGCCGAGCGCTGCCCCGACGGCACCTGCCGAAGACGCGTCGGACCCGACGGAGGCCTGGCCGTGGATCCTGCTCGCCGTCCTCGCGCTCCTCGTGGTCGCCGCGGTCGTGTACCTGCTGGTGTCGCGCTCCCGCCGCGAGCGTGCCCTCGCCAAGGACGCCGCAGCGCCGGCCGACAGCGCGCCGCAGCCCGGCTCCGAGCCTCCTGCCGACCAGTAGGCTTTTACCCATGCCTCACTACGACGTCGCCATCCTCGGCGCAGGCCCCGGCGGGTACGTCGCGGCCGTCCGTGCCGCCCAGCTCGGCCTCACGGTCGCGATCATCGAAGAGAAGTACTGGGGCGGTGTGTGCCTCAACGTCGGCTGCATCCCCTCGAAGGCTCTGCTGAAGAACGCCGACCTCGCGCACCAGTTCCACCACAAGGCCGACCTGTTCGGCATCTCGGGCGACGTGCACTTCGACTACGGCGTCGCGTGGGATCGCAGCCGCAAGGTGGCAGACACCCATGTCAAGGGCATCCACTACCTGATGAAGAAGAACAAGGTCACCGAGTACGAGGGGCGCGGCACCTTCACCGGGCCCAACGCCATCCGGGTGGCCAAGACGGACGGCTCCTCCGAGGACGTCACCTTCGACAACGCGATCATCGCGACCGGCTCGCGGGTGCGTCTGCTTCCCGGCGTCACCCTGAGCGAGAACGTCGTGACGTACGAGGAGCAGATCCTCACGCGCGAACTCCCGAAGTCGATCGCGATCGTCGGCGCCGGCGCGATCGGCATGGAGTTCGGCTTCGTCATGGCGAACTACGGCGTCAAGGTGACGATCATCGAGTTCCTCGACCGCGCACTTCCCAACGAGGACGCCGACGTCTCGAAAGAGATCACGAAGCACTACAAGTCGTACGGGGTCGACATCCTGACCTCGACCAAGGTCGAGACCGTCACCGACCACGGCGACCGCGTTACGGTGACCTACACGCCGGCGGCAGGCGGCGAGACCCAGTCCATCGACGCCGACAAGGTGCTCATGTCGATCGGCTTCGCGGCGAACGTCGAGGGCTTCGGCCTCGAGAACACCGGCGTGAAGCTCACCGACCGCGGCGCCATCGACATCGACGACCACATGCGCACGAACGTGCCGCACATCTACGCGATCGGCGACGTCACCGCGAAGCTGCAGCTGGCCCACGTGGCCGAGGCGCAGGGCGTGGTCGCGGCCGAGACGATCGGCAAGGCCGAGACGATGCCTCTCGGCGACTACCGCATGATGCCGCGCGCGACGTTCTGCTCGCCGCAGGTGGCCTCGTTCGGACTCACCGAGCAGCAGGCGCGCGACGCCGGCTACGACGTCAAGGTCGCGAAGTTCCCGTTCTCGGCGAACGGCAAGGCCAACGGCCTCGGCGAGGCGATCGGCTTCGTCAAGCTCATCGCCGACGGCGAGCACCTCGAGCTTCTCGGCGGCCACCTGATCGGGCCGGACGTCTCGGAGCTGCTGCCCGAGCTGACCCTCGCCCAGAAGTGGGACCTCACCGCCCTCGAGGCGGCCCGCAACGTCCACACGCACCCGACGCTGTCGGAGGCCGTGCAGGAGGCCTTCCACGGACTCGCCGGCCACATGATCAACCTCTGACGCGGGTCAAGGTCGAGGAGGCGGCAACGAGCCGTATCGAGACCCGATCCGCACAGCACGACAGAACCCCCGGGATCGCCTGATCCCGGGGGTTTCGTGCGTCAGTGGCCGAGGGCCTGCGCGAGTTTCGAGTCGGATGCCGCGGGCCGAGCCCCCGCGGCCAGAGCCGCCCGCTCGACCGCCGCGAAGAACGCCGCACGCGTGTCGGGGTCGGCGGGTCCGGCAGGGCCGAGCTCGATCTCCCATTCGTGCCACGCCCGCTCGCGGCCGGAGCGCTCGTCGCGTGTTCGCACGTGGTCGTCGGCGAACTCCGCGACCACCCGGGCCGACGCGTCGAGCAGGAAGTACACGGTGCGCGTGTTCTGGATGCGCGCGAGCGGGCGGAACGCGGCATCCGTCACCGCCGCCAGCTCGGCGCGCACCGGTTGGGGCACAGAATCGGCCTCGCCGAGTGGCCACTGCAATTCGACCCGGCCCCCGTCGGCGCCGCGCGGTCCCTTGATGTGCCACCCGGCATCGGGCCCGCCGGTGCGGCGGCGCAGCGCGAACCCGGCACGGGCGAGCGAGAGTCCGTCGTCGTCGAAGTACGCGGCGTCGAGCTCGCGGTGCTCGCCGGCGGTCACCGAGACGACCCCGGGCAGTGCCGACCAGTCGGGCAGCGCGGTGGCGTCGTCGACGTCGAACTTCAGCTCGATCTCGACGGAGCGCGAGGGCGCCGCAGCGCGGGGCTCAGTCGTCACGCCCGTCCGGATTCGGGTCGATGTCCTCGGTGGCCTCGACGTACTCGAAGCGGACCTCGGTGGGGCCGTCGCCCTCGCCGGTGTTGCGCTCGCCGCCGTCCCGGCGGTAGACGAGCTGTCCCTCGCCGTAGGGGACGATGTAGGCGTCGTTCATGGTCGGGTCGAGCGGGACGATCTGTCCGTCCAGCGGACCGCCGTGCAGTCGTGCGATGGCCATGTGCCCAGCGTAGACCCGGGTGCCCCCGTGCAGCGGGCTTCTTGACGCCGCGCCTCGAGGGCCGCCCGTGCAAGCGCTTCCAGCATCTGCGCCTAGAATCGCGATCGTGAAGGCCATCCGAACGTTCACCGTCCGCCCCGTCCTCGCCGAATCCCTCGCCCCGCTCGACCGCCTCGCATCGAACTGGCGCTGGTCGTGGAGCCGCGCCACCCACGCGCTGTTCGCGTCGATGGATCCGGCGCTGTGGGACGAGACCGGCAAGAACCCGTCTCGCATGCTCGGCGCGCTCGGCCAGCAGCGGCTGGATGAACTCGCTCGCGACGACGGCTTCGTGGCGAGGGTGCACGAGGAGCACGAGCGCCTGACGGCCTACCTCGAGGGCGAGCGCTGGTATCAGCGGCTGGCGGGCCCGAAGCCCGCGCACATCGCGTACTTCTCTCCGGAGTTCGGAGTGGACGGCTCGCTCCCGCAGTACTCGGGCGGCCTCGGCATCCTGGCGGGCGACCACCTCAAGAGCGCGTCCGATCTCGGCGTCCCGCTCACGGGCGTCGGCCTCTTCTACCGGGCCGGGTACTTCCGCCAGTCGATCGGCGACGACGGCTGGCAGCGCGAGAGCTACCCGCTGCTCGACCCGTACGGGCTCGGACTGACCCTGCTGCGCGATCGCGGCGGCGCACCCGTCGAGATCGCCCTGGACCTTCCGGCCGACCGCCGGCTGCACGCGCGCGTGTGGATCGCCGACATCGGGCGCATCCCGCTGCTCCTGCTCGATTCCGAGACGCCGTCGAACACCGACGAGATGCGCCGCGTCACCGACCGGCTGTACGGCGGCGGCGGTGAGCACCGACTGCTGCAGGAGCTGCTGCTCGGGGTGGGCGGCGTGCGCGCGGTGCGCGCGTTCAGCGAGATCACCGGGCGCCCCGCGCCCGACGTCTACCACACCAATGAGGGGCACGCCGGGTTCCAGGGATTGGAGCGGATGTCGGAGCTCATCACGGGCGCCGGCCTGAGCTTCGACGAGGCGCTCGCGCAGGTGCGCGCCGGCACGGTGTTCACGACGCACACCCCGGTGCCGGCGGGGATCGACCGGTTCCCGCGGGATCTCATCGCCGACTACCTCGCGAGCGGGCTCTTCCACGGCCTGGACGCGGGCCGCGCCATCGCGCTGGGCCTGGAGACCTGGGACGGCGGCGACCAGGGCGTCTTCAACATGGCGGTGCTGGGCCTGCACCTCGGCCAGCACGCGAACGGCGTATCGCTGCTGCACGGCGAGGTCAGCCGCGGGATGTTCGGGATGCTGTGGCCCGGCGTCGACTCCGACGAGGTGCCGATCACCTCGATCACCAACGGCGTGCACGCGCCGACCTGGGTGCACCCCGCGCTGAAGGCCGTGAGCGAGCGCGCGTGGGGCGATGCGCACACCGACACCCACGACTGGACCGACCACGACGCGGTCAGCGACGCCGAGCTGTGGGGCGTGCGCCAGCAGATGAAGGGCGAGCTGGTGGCCGAGGCGCGGCGGCGGGTGGCCGCCGGCGTGTCGAACGGGTCGGGCGTGACGCCGTCCTGGGTCGAGGATCTCCTCGATCCCGAGGTGCTGACGATCGGGTTCGCGCGGCGGGTGCCGACGTACAAGCGTCTGACGCTGATGCTGCGCGACCCGGAGCGCCTGACGCGGCTGCTGACCGATCCCGAGCGCCCGGTGCAGATCGTGATCGGCGGCAAGTCGCACCCGGCCGACGACTCGGGCAAGATCCTGATCCAGCAGCTCGTGCGCTTCAGCCGCGACCCCCGGGTGCGCGGCCGGATCGTGTTCCTCCCCGACTACGACATCACGATGGCCAAGGACCTCTACCCGGGGTGCGACGTGTGGCTGAACAACCCGCTGCGACCGCTCGAGGCGTGCGGCACGAGCGGCATGAAGGCCGCGCTCAACGGCGTGCTGAACCTGTCCATCCTCGACGGCTGGTGGGACGAGTGGTTCGACGGCGAGAACGGCTGGGCCATCCCCACCGCCGACACCGCCTCGAACGACGAGGAGCGCGACGACGCCGAGGCGACGGCGCTGTACGACCTCATCGAGCACCAGCTCGTGCCGCGGTTCTACGAGCGGGAGGGCGGCATTCCCACCGGCTGGCTGCGCATGGTGCGCCACACCATGACCGAGCTCGGCAAGAAGGCGACGAGCGACCGCATGGTGCGCGAGTACGTGGAGCGGCTGTACGTCCCGGCGGCGGCGCACGATGTCGCACTGCGCGCCGACGGCTTCGCGCAGGCCAAGCAGCTGGCGGCGTTCGTCACGCGGGTGAAGGATGCCTGGGGCCGGGTGTCGATCGCGAGCGTCGACAGCTCCGGCATCCCACAGCACGCCCAGGCCGGCGACACCCTCGAGGTGCGCGCCGACGTGCGGCTGGACGGGCTGTCGACCGACGACGTCGCAGTCGAGCTCGCCTACGGGCGCACCGACGAGGATGACGCGCTCGCGCGTGACCACTCCGTGCACCGCCTCTCCCCCGCGGCACCAGCCGTGGACGGCCTCACGACCTTCACCGGCTCGCTGCCGCTGACGGTGACGGGCACGTTCGGCTACACGGTGCGGGTCGTGCCGGCGCACCCGCAGCTCGTCTCGCCGGTCGAGCTCGGGCTGGTGACGTACGCGTCCTGAGTTCGCGCGGCGTCCGGGGCGTTTCGTCTCGCTCGCTGGCGCTCGCTCGCTCAACGACCGGGTGCTGCCCCCCACCGCCACACCCGGTCGTTGAGCGAGCGAAGCACCCGGTCGTTGAGCGAGCGAAGCGAGACGAAACGCCCCGACCGCCCCCGTAGGCTGGTCGAGTGAAACCGTTCGTCCTCCTCGCCACCCGCGCCGAGGACGTTCCGGCCGACGAGGAGTACGCGCTCTTCCTGCGGTTCACCGGGCTCGACGAGCGTCAGCTCGTGCGGGTGCGGCTGGAGGCGGGGCCGATGCCGGCACTCGACCTCGATGCACTGTCGGGGATCTTCGTCGGCGGCGGTCCCTTCAACGCGTCCGATCCGCCCGGCCTCAAGTCTCCCGCGCAACGGCGGGTCGAGGCCGAGTTCACGTCTCTCCTCGATCGGGTCGTCGCCCGCGACTTCCCCTTCCTCGGTGCGTGCTACGGCGTCGGCACGCTCGGCGCTCATCAGCGCGCCGTCATCGACCGCACGTACTCCGAGCCGATCAGCGTCGTGCCGGTCACGCTCACCGCTGCCGGGGCATCCGATCCCCTGCTCGCCGGGATGCCGCCGGTGTTCGAGGCGTTCGTCGGGCACAAGGAGGCGATCTCGTCGCTGCCCGCGTCGGCGACACTCCTCGCCTCGTCGCCCGGGTGTCCGGTGCAGATGTTCAGGGTGCGCGAGAACGTGTACGCGACGCAGTTCCATCCCGAGCTCGACGTCGACGGCATCACGACGCGCATCCACGCGTATGCCGACCACGGGTACTTCGCCGCCCACGAGCTCGAACTGACGCTGTCGGCGGTGCGGCGTGCGCCG comes from Microbacterium cremeum and encodes:
- a CDS encoding FHA domain-containing protein; translation: MDDDRRPGQGDIRRAAGADAHDSDRAADTTQTFGHDSDLSFVPFGSELGDAELEAIEALPTGAALLLVRSGPTAGARYLLDSDVTTVGRHPEADIFFDDVTVSRRHAEITRTGTTFELVDQRSLNGTYVNGERVDRATLSNGAEVRVGKFRLNFFVSPADLHQAADA
- a CDS encoding copper resistance CopC family protein; its protein translation is MLALGLRSFRLSRLVAVLAALVLAAVAVLAAASPARAHDELLGSDPAAGSTVDTLPADLRLTFSGAIASEPGASEVQVTDASGTPLTDGDPTAQDNVLTQPLGGTGGAASGTVTVLWKVVSSDGHPISGEFSFTVTGAAAPTATADPTPSETVVPTETTEPTTTPSAAPTAPAEDASDPTEAWPWILLAVLALLVVAAVVYLLVSRSRRERALAKDAAAPADSAPQPGSEPPADQ
- a CDS encoding CYTH domain-containing protein translates to MTTEPRAAAPSRSVEIELKFDVDDATALPDWSALPGVVSVTAGEHRELDAAYFDDDGLSLARAGFALRRRTGGPDAGWHIKGPRGADGGRVELQWPLGEADSVPQPVRAELAAVTDAAFRPLARIQNTRTVYFLLDASARVVAEFADDHVRTRDERSGRERAWHEWEIELGPAGPADPDTRAAFFAAVERAALAAGARPAASDSKLAQALGH
- a CDS encoding MerR family transcriptional regulator, producing MTARDTSDGEPFVAELLFTDGLPAMDDEVGYRGAVAARAAGITYRQLDYWARTELVEPTVRGASGSGSQRLYGFRDILVLKLVKRLLDTGISLQQIRTAVEQLRASGIRDLAGTTLMSDGASVYLCTSNDEVIDLVSRGQGVFGIAVGKVLREVESELVEFEVEKPSPMDELAARRAARSA
- the lpdA gene encoding dihydrolipoyl dehydrogenase — translated: MPHYDVAILGAGPGGYVAAVRAAQLGLTVAIIEEKYWGGVCLNVGCIPSKALLKNADLAHQFHHKADLFGISGDVHFDYGVAWDRSRKVADTHVKGIHYLMKKNKVTEYEGRGTFTGPNAIRVAKTDGSSEDVTFDNAIIATGSRVRLLPGVTLSENVVTYEEQILTRELPKSIAIVGAGAIGMEFGFVMANYGVKVTIIEFLDRALPNEDADVSKEITKHYKSYGVDILTSTKVETVTDHGDRVTVTYTPAAGGETQSIDADKVLMSIGFAANVEGFGLENTGVKLTDRGAIDIDDHMRTNVPHIYAIGDVTAKLQLAHVAEAQGVVAAETIGKAETMPLGDYRMMPRATFCSPQVASFGLTEQQARDAGYDVKVAKFPFSANGKANGLGEAIGFVKLIADGEHLELLGGHLIGPDVSELLPELTLAQKWDLTALEAARNVHTHPTLSEAVQEAFHGLAGHMINL
- a CDS encoding M14 family zinc carboxypeptidase — its product is MRLLRTIAVLSGAAIAASLTSGTAFAASAPSAPTALRAAFTDDSGGRGPERDPDSAGSASFADLVKLAKTGPAAKAADGAIAMPASYPHQPALTVYPADENDATRLNETIAFSELAPLLNGLMAQSDRISTQVVGQSTSGRDLYLVTVTAPEGRGETAQQTKWREQIRTAPDKAAQDRRLAANYKTPIWISANIHGNEWEGTDAAVQLIEQLAASQDPETIALLKKHRLYFSLSLNPDGRTIATRATALSLDGNRDMVTLTTPEARSFVATAQALQPLYAADFHGYTNVLQVEPCGPPHGENYEYDLFIPHGYALALRVETDVVAAAIPGNRYYDRATGGTTTTNTGSIKIPYRDTASGWDDYPPIFTAQYAAYHGAVTATVELPLGRTGSTTTPTNARINTEVAKVTMESMLRYVAAHSDAILADQIEVFRRGLAGAPKTALTTAGVAATPGPDEWKEHWDVADDQDPVQLPRAYVIPTGEGQRSASDAEALVDALLFHGVQVGALAHDTTVGGVTYPAGSFVVDMHQPRRGLANVLLDLGTDISGKVPSMYDISAWSLAYLWGATVDKVGDTTDAAIGGVVPLHRVPQDGVLPKKAPYVAFDVAGVEDYRALNALLDADAPVWLLDDGRAVVGPEGLAAAANAVVTYDIPFETVSDADIAALDEATVLEELTIAVAGTQDDVLALAELGFSDLVRVTAAGVQAGVATGTTGLEGADLLWVGSAFSLPAGSPGRQYVQAWVDAGGSIVGRTNQAFAVASTYGLVSGTVVAGNGSGNGIVDVDVPEGSIFSNHPQDAAFIYPAYWFTGLGEGTVAQLTYADDPLLAGHWRATGAGTNGPASAAGQASVVSGEAASGARAVVFGTSPFFRTHPKGGMSQAAQAIFWAAAGE
- a CDS encoding MerR family transcriptional regulator; this encodes MPSASARERSASAGLLSIGQVLARLSPEFPSLTSSKLRFLEVQGIVTPTRTESGYRKFSSADLERLRLALTLQRDHYLPLSVIREYLEDVDAGRDPATPTAVPPPSILPASRRYRRDELLAASGAAPQLLNDAISTGVLTGAESYTEQSVALLRALVALDRHGIEPRHVRALRQNAERDVALVESALAPLLRRTDAASRGRAGELAPELAKRLDEVRAIFVRSALERLLS
- a CDS encoding response regulator, with translation MAIARLHGGPLDGQIVPLDPTMNDAYIVPYGEGQLVYRRDGGERNTGEGDGPTEVRFEYVEATEDIDPNPDGRDD